A stretch of the Mustela nigripes isolate SB6536 chromosome X, MUSNIG.SB6536, whole genome shotgun sequence genome encodes the following:
- the AWAT2 gene encoding acyl-CoA wax alcohol acyltransferase 2: MLLPSKKDLKTALEVFAVFQWVLSVFVIVFTVISVNIYLVLFTSYWPVTVLLLSWLAFDWKTPQRGGRRIDCVRRWCIWKQYCDYFPLKLLKTHDISPNHNYILVCHPHGLLSHSCFGHFATDTSGFSKIFPGITPHILTLGAFFWVPFLREYVMSSGACSVSQASMDFLLTHKGKGNMLIVVVGGLAECSYSLPGSTTLFLKKRTGFVRVALQHGVPLIPAYAFGETDLYNQHIFTPGGLVNRFQKWVQRMIHIYPCAFYGRGLTENSWGLLPFARPVTTVVGKPLPLPKIENPSEETVARYHALYIDALRQLFDQHKTKYGVSEDQELVIV; this comes from the exons TCTTCACCGTAATCTCTGTCAACATCTACCTGGTGCTGTTCACGTCATACTGGCCAGTCACTGTGCTCCTTCTCAGCTGGCTGGCTTTCGACTGGAAGACACCCCAGCGAG GGGGCCGCCGGATTGACTGTGTGAGGAGATGGTGCATATGGAAACAGTACTGTGATTACTTCCCCCTCAAG CTTTTGAAGACTCATGATATCTCCCCCAACCACAACTACATCCTTGTGTGCCACCCTCATGGGCTCTTGTCCCACTCATGCTTTGGCCACTTTGCCACAGATACCTCAGGCTTCTCCAAGATCTTTCCCGGTATCACTCCTCATATTCTCACCCTGGGAGCCTTTTTCTGGGTGCCGTTTCTCAGAGAGTATGTCATGTCTTCAG gggcCTGCTCAGTGAGTCAAGCATCCATGGACTTTCTGCTCACACACAAAGGCAAAGGCAACATGCTGATTGTGGTGGTTGGTGGCCTGGCAGAGTGCAGCTATAGCCTGCCAGGCTCTACTACCCTGTTCTTGAAGAAACGGACTGGCTTTGTACGTGTGGCCCTTCAGCATGG AGTTCCTCTAATCCCTGCCTATGCCTTTGGGGAGACAGACCTCTACAATCAGCACATTTTCACCCCTGGGGGCTTGGTGAATCGCTTCCAGAAGTGGGTTCAGCGTATGATACACATCTACCCTTGTGCTTTCTATGGGCGTGGCCTCACGGAGAATTCCTGGGGCTTACTGCCCTTCGCCCGGCCTGTGACTACCGTTG TCGGAAAGCCGCTACCACTGCCCAAGATTGAGAATCCGAGCGAGGAGACTGTGGCTAGATACCATGCACTCTACATCGATGCCCTACGCCAACTCTTTGACCAGCATAAGACCAAGTATGGCGTCTCAGAGGACCAGGAACTGGTGATTGTTTGA